The following coding sequences are from one Triticum aestivum cultivar Chinese Spring chromosome 5A, IWGSC CS RefSeq v2.1, whole genome shotgun sequence window:
- the LOC123105313 gene encoding transcription factor PCF6, with the protein MESADAAGGAAGAGAPPGRGKRMRGVIGSRETGGGDGMELVPWGSPPPPGQQPPQLQGSASRICRVRASGGKDRHSKVYTSKGIRDRRVRLSVPTAIQFYDLQDRLGFDQPSKAVEWLINAASAAIDELPSLDPAAFANMPADHQAAPRAGKQQQPQGSRSLCSSTSETSKGSELSLSRSDGRVGGGSSRDKEVTVASNPSAQAGSFTELLTGAGPASAIASAAPRRQSWQKQPQQAVSAVTADRVGIAHPGKGSGAQVVPTYPGFRFGNAPPFGLQPAQPFNFGPSAQNQMTQFSLVQGGLAAAPAPAQAGDYSLDFSMNSGYMGATRGPLQSNSPHFSSHHQHQQQQQRQLQDLDDGPSPPFLYANAAATAPHLASENHLTATAAMQLWNGFQHAGMKEKSKN; encoded by the coding sequence ATGGAGTCGGCCGACGCAGCGGGTGGGGCGGCCGGGGCCGGGGCGCCGCCGGGCCGCGGCAAGCGCATGCGCGGCGTGATTGGCAGTAGGGagaccggcggcggcgacggcatggAGTTGGTGCCGTgggggtcgccgccgccgccgggccagCAGCCGCCGCAGCTCCAGGGGTCGGCGTCGCGGATCTGCCGCGTGAGGGCGTCGGGGGGCAAGGACCGGCACAGCAAGGTGTACACGTCCAAGGGCATCCGCGACCGCCGGGTGCGGCTCTCCGTGCCCACGGCCATCCAGTTCTACGACCTGCAGGACCGCCTCGGCTTCGACCAGCCCAGCAAGGCCGTCGAGTGGCTCATcaacgccgcctccgccgccatcgaCGAGCTCCCCTCCCTCGACCCGGCCGCCTTCGCCAACATGCCGGCCGACCACCAGGCCGCGCCCCGCGCCggcaagcagcagcagccgcagggCAGCAGGTCCCTGTGCAGCAGCACCTCGGAGACCAGCAAGGGGTCCGAGCTCTCGCTCTCGCGCTCCGACGGCCgcgtcggcggcggctcctcccGGGACAAGGAGGTCACCGTCGCCAGCAACCCCTCCGCGCAGGCCGGCTCCTTCACCGAGCTGCTCACCGGGGCGGGGCCGGCGTCGGCCATTGCCTCCGCGGCTCCGCGCAGGCAGTCCTGGCAGAAACAGCCGCAGCAGGCCGTTTCCGCGGTCACCGCGGACCGCGTCGGCATCGCACACCCCGGCAAAGGCAGCGGCGCGCAGGTGGTGCCGACGTACCCCGGCTTCAGATTCGGCAATGCGCCCCCGTTCGGCCTGCAGCCGGCGCAGCCGTTCAACTTCGGCCCCTCCGCCCAGAACCAGATGACGCAGTTCTCGCTCGTCCAGGGCGGgctggcggcggctccggctccggctcaaGCCGGAGACTACAGCCTCGACTTCTCGATGAACTCCGGTTACATGGGTGCCACCAGGGGGCCCCTTCAGTCCAATTCGCCGCACTTCTCCAGCCACcaccagcaccagcagcagcagcagcggcagctccAGGACCTGGACGACGGTCCGAGCCCTCCCTTCCTGTACGcgaacgccgccgccaccgccccgcaccTCGCGTCGGAGAACCATCTCACGGCGACCGCGGCGATGCAGCTGTGGAACGGGTTCCAGCACGCCGGCATGAAGGAGAAGAGCAAGAACTGA